A single window of Rhipicephalus microplus isolate Deutch F79 chromosome 5, USDA_Rmic, whole genome shotgun sequence DNA harbors:
- the LOC119174328 gene encoding BRCA2 and CDKN1A-interacting protein gives MCGRNMAMSKRQKRLGEDEESDGSNESQNEDTDSEQDELVDTEVNVDFEARTPDDSDFHGIKRLLQQLFLKARVNLSDLTNLILERNFVASVIKQCDDDVDDDDDEAMQEDEDGVFGVMSVVNVTESRQRECVQQIVTLLRDQCRVSASGLAAKFDEYFTEDGYQIGLVISERFVNIPPRIALPLYDALARDVEAAKAAGKKYDFTHLLVICKQYKTSENDEGGAVFANAEEELFEEEAELQFEYNVTPETGTAVGGDWKEEDEEMKQIRKVLVIPTTKWARIMDKLKGALQ, from the coding sequence ATGTGTGGAAGGAACATGGCGATGTCAAAGCGGCAGAAAAGACTCGGCGAAGACGAGGAAAGCGACGGCTCGAACGAGTCGCAAAATGAGGATACCGACTCCGAGCAAGACGAGCTGGTCGACACCGAGGTAAACGTCGACTTTGAGGCTCGCACACCGGACGACTCGGACTTCCACGGCATCAAGAGGCTGCTGCAGCAACTGTTCCTCAAGGCACGTGTCAACCTCTCGGATCTGACCAACCTCATTCTGGAGCGAAACTTCGTCGCCAGCGTGATTAAGCAGTGCGATGACGATgtggacgacgacgacgacgaagccaTGCAGGAGGACGAAGACGGCGTCTTCGGCGTCATGAGCGTAGTCAACGTGACGGAGAGCCGGCAACGGGAGTGCGTTCAGCAGATCGTGACTCTCCTTCGCGATCAGTGCCGCGTTTCGGCCAGCGGACTGGCGGCCAAGTTTGACGAGTACTTCACAGAGGACGGCTACCAGATCGGCCTGGTGATCAGCGAGCGCTTCGTGAACATACCGCCGCGGATCGCTCTGCCTCTGTACGACGCCCTCGCGCGAGACGTCGAGGCGGCCAAGGCGGCTGGAAAGAAGTACGACTTCACGCACCTCTTGGTCATATGCAAGCAGTACAAGACGTCGGAGAACGACGAGGGCGGCGCCGTGTTTGCCAACGCCGAAGAGGAGCTGTTCgaagaagaagccgagcttcagTTTGAGTACAACGTGACGCCGGAGACGGGTACCGCAGTCGGCGGCGACtggaaggaggaagacgaagagatGAAACAGATTCGCAAGGTCCTCGTCATACCGACCACCAAATGGGCCCGCATCATGGACAAGCTCAAGGGCGCGTTGCAGTAA